The genomic segment TCTTGCGCTGAATGCTGGATCTTCGGAACACGATGTGCTGAACAATCGTGAAGTTCTCGCACTGCTTGGCTCTCTTGTTCCCTGTCACTACCGTTTCTGTTGTTGTTGTTCCTGAAGacgtttcgccttctccctcttgcgCTTGTCTTCCGGACTTTCTTCGTCCGCACCAAGAAACGGTGTGTCCTCAGGCATATGTCCAGCAtatgcttctttctccatgCGCACGAGCTTCTGTTGAAGACGTTGGAGTTTCTTTTTGTAACGGCGTCGTTGCAACTGGGTGAGGCCGACACCGATTGCGCCTGCAAGACTACTAGCGATGAGGCCCATGTTATTCCGCTTGTGCACTTTACGGTCCTCTCGCTCGAGAAATTCGCCCTTTTTGTTTGCCATCCAATACACTAGCATACCTGCGGATGCCAACGCCATGCTGACAATGGACGCAGCCCCAGCAaagctttttttcttctgcagattCTTGAACTTCTGTAAGTCTTTGATAACTGCAGGACAACGTCGCATCCGATCAAGCACATTCCACATTTGACAATAGGTAAAAGAGCACGAACAGTCTGTGACATCGGGCGGTTTTTCGGCTTCTTTGCCTCGAACACGTGGCGGACGACTTGTAATTTGCAGCCCTGGGTGGCCAGATCGTCCTTTATACCTACTCTTGGGCAGTTGAAGCAtcaacagagaaagcgaagaggcagCAACACCTACTTTACAAAGAAACTCCACAGCGGCATTCCCATTGTCAAGCGAGTACTGGAACACTTACATGCGGGCGATTCTTCTGGGTCCAAGTCATCATCTTCCGATTGGTACTGTTGCAGaagtttttttctctctctgtcagcTGCACACACACCAGACCCGCGCATATCCAATTTCACATCGAAGGCTCTAAGACACAATTTTTAGCAAGCGGCTTCTTGGCGTCCGACCTCCGTGCTACTAAACGTGTCCACAGCAGAAGCGTGCTCGAACATTTGAATGTTTCTACCGCAGACGCAATCACCCAGTTGCTTTCACCAGCTGGACACAGGACCACCACTGTTACTGGCTCCAGAGTTCAGGCAAGGATAAAGGTCACTAGGATGCTAAATTCCAGCACCTTTCACCTGTCTTACGCAGTCCAGTGTGGTGGTGGTGCAGAGACCCAAGAGAACTGGGCTGTCTGTATCCCGTATGTGGAACCGCATTTGCGCCTACGTTTCGTTCACCACGAAGAAACGACCTCCCGTGCCTCCCGTACTTTGCCCCCAAAGTACTCTCCGTTCGATCCCTACCTTTCATCTTGCGGTATTCGCGGTTCTCCGAAAGAAGCTCGTTCATCGTCTCGAGAAGCTTTGTCTGCTGCTCTTTGCGCATCTTGCTTCTTGTAGTTTTCTGtgcattttcttctccatcctTTGCGTCGTCATTGTCGGCCGTTGTTTCCACTGATTGCTGATTCTTTTTCGTAtttgctgcctctctccggtCCTTAATAACAGAGGGGCCGTTATCAGTCAAGTCGAGTTCTTCACTGCCTCCTGCGCCTTGCTCTGTAGCGACATGCGCTCCGGAAGAAGGAGGTCGCGCAGCTGCCACACTAAGAAACAAGATTCCGAGAGCAACAAGGATTGCAGCTCTACGGAGTACCGCACACCGCACCCGATACAGTGCCCAGATGTTGGGTTTTGAGCCGTTCGGGGCCTCCATGGCGGCAAGGGCTGAACCGGAAAATGAGGATGTATAGAGGTAGTGGCGATGATGGAGTCCTGTCCAGCTGTGTGGAGATCATATTCCGCAGTTGGGTGTGCACTGATTCTTAAAAACTAGAGGCAGACATGCAGGCGGGCGCGAGTGGAGCCACAGTTTTCTTTTGCCCGAAATATCGAGGCGTCCCTGCCCGCCGGAAGTGCTAGCTCTCATGCACAAGACCTTGACTCCAAACTGTTATTTGTCCAAGATCCACCACTCCAACCCAATACGGACAACATGTTATCAGTCTCCCGACTGCGAATTAACCATGACAGTGAATTTGTCCCTGCCCTCCAATTTGCCAGATCACCACACTAATA from the Toxoplasma gondii ME49 chromosome IX, whole genome shotgun sequence genome contains:
- a CDS encoding hypothetical protein (encoded by transcript TGME49_291910~Signal peptide predicted by SignalP 2.0 HMM (probability 0.996) with cleavage site probability 0.827 at residue 41~Predicted trans-membrane domain (TMHMM2.0):19-39:180-203:222-241) — its product is MEAPNGSKPNIWALYRVRCAVLRRAAILVALGILFLSVAAARPPSSGAHVATEQGAGGSEELDLTDNGPSVIKDRREAANTKKNQQSVETTADNDDAKDGEENAQKTTRSKMRKEQQTKLLETMNELLSENREYRKMKADRERKKLLQQYQSEDDDLDPEESPAFIKDLQKFKNLQKKKSFAGAASIVSMALASAGMLVYWMANKKGEFLEREDRKVHKRNNMGLIASSLAGAIGVGLTQLQRRRYKKKLQRLQQKLVRMEKEAYAGHMPEDTPFLGADEESPEDKRKREKAKRLQEQQQQKR